The following DNA comes from Allobranchiibius huperziae.
AAAGCTCCAGACGGCCACCGCCGCCAGGACGAGCGCGACCGCCAGCGCGAGGAAGCCGTTGACCGACCAGGCACGTCGCTCGGCGACATCGACCCGCCGCCCCTCGTGGCCCACCGGTCGCGTCGACGGCGGTTGCACGGTCGGATCGGCACTGTCCGACGCGGGATCCTCGGGCCGCAGTTGCTGTGACATCACGTCCTCCTCGATTTAACTGATATCACTTTAATAGCACTTAAACCAGGCGGGCGGAAGCCCTTCGCGCAGATGAGAGGACCGCAGCACATCCTCCGCGGTGCGACCGGTCCACGATGCGGATCGCGACATGACGACCGGACACCGCATCCGTTAGCCTCGTCGCAGGTCAAGAGTCTCAGCGTCAAGCCTCGGCTAGCTGAGCGGCAACCCTCCTCCGCGGTGGGGTGCTCCGAGTGACGACCCGGCCACGCCGCATCCGCCGCGTGGCAAGCGCGGACCGACGTATCGGCATGCTGCCGGTGACCGCTGGTCCCACGGCGAGAGGCTGCCCGTGACCGTCCAGGCAACACACACCCAGCACGACACCGAGACCCCTTCCGGCACCGAGTACGGCACGGCCGTACCCCGCGAGCCCCGCGAGCCCCGCGCCGCGCTACGCGTCGTCCGCGACTTGCCGCCCCACCGCGTGCCCCAGGTGCAGGCCCACCTGCCGCTCACCGTGGCGCACGAACTCGGGGTGCCCACCGTGCACCGAACTGTTGTGGACGCCGCGAACTTCGACCACGGGGCGACCACCCCGGCGCTGGTCAGCGTGCGCGACGCCGTCGATGCCGCACTGCCGACGTACGGCTCGGTGCACCGGGGCGCCGGCCTGCCGAGCCGGGTGACCACCGGCTGGTTCGAGCAGGCGCGGGTGACCGTGGGCGAGTTCGTCGGAGCGCGCCCCGACGACGAGGTCGTCTTCACCCGCAACACCACCGACGCCCTGGCCCTGCTGGCGCACTGCGTGCCCCGCGGCACCCAGGTCTTCGCCTGGGAGTCGGCCCACCACGCCGCACTGCTGCCCTGGGGGCGGCGCAACTGCACCCGCCTCGCGGTCCCGAACAGCGCCTCCGACGCCGTGCAGCTGTTGCGCTCGGCGCTGGCCGCGAGTGACGCGCGCGGCAAGCTGGTCGTCATCACCGGCGCGTGCAACGTCACCGGTGAGGTGTGGCCGGTGCGCGAACTCATCGCCGCGGCCAAGGAGTACGGCGCGCGCACGGTCATCGACGCCGCGCAGCTGGCGCCGCACCGCGAGATCGACCTCGCCGACCTCGGCGCCGACTGGGTCGCGTTCTCCGGTCACAAGCTCTACGCGCCCTACGGCGCCGGGGTCCTCGTCGGCCGACGCGACTGGCTGGACCTCGCATCGCCCTACCTGCCCGGAGGCGGCGCCACGGCGCGCGTGCGTCATCAGCGCATCACGTGGCATTCCGGCGCGGCCCGTCACGAGGGCGGCACGCCCAACGCCGTGGGTGCCATCGCGCTCGCCGCTGCGTGCGCGACGCTGCGCCGCCACCACGAGGAGATCGAGCGCCACGAGGCCGCCCTCGCCGACCAGTTGCGGACCGGGCTGCGCTCCATCCCGGGCGTCCGCCTGGTCAGCGTGCTCGGCGAGGACCGCCCCAACGTGGGTGTGGTGACCTTCACGGTCGACGGGTACGACCCGGCGCTGGTGTCGTTGGTGCTCTCCGACGAGTACGGCATCTCGGTGCGCGACGGTCGCTTCTGCGCCCACCTCCTGTGCGACAGCATCCTGGGCGACGGCTCCACCGCGGTGCGGGCGAGCATCGGCCTCGCGACCCGCGCCCACCACGTGGGCCGCCTCGTCGACGGCGTACGCCGCCTGGTGGAGGCCGGACCCACGCTGGACTACACCTACGACGAGTCCACGGGCTGGACCGCAGCCGACGACCCGCGCGACCTGTCCGTCCCCTGCCCCTGGTGACGGGCCCCGGACTCTCCCCGGCGTCCTAGCGCAATCGGACGCGTGCCCAGACGGCCCGGTGGTCGGTATCGGCGACCGTGACCCTCCCGGAGGCCACGACGTCGAAGTCGCGCACCAGGATGTGGTCCAGTGCGATGAACGGCGGGAACGACCGCCCGTTCGGCCACGTGCGGACCCAGCCGCTGCCGGTGGCCCGTTGAGCGTCGGTCATCCCTGCGATGGCCCGGCGGAAGGCGGGCATCGCGGTCGAGGCGTTGAAGTCGCCTGCGATCACCAACGGCATGTCCATCGGCTGACGGGCGCGCCAGCGACGCACCTCGTCGAGACCCGCGCGCCATCGGGTCGTGAGATTCGGCAGCGGGGCGTAGGTGTGCACGCCCCTCAGGAGGTAGGTGCCCTCCGGGGTCTGCACGCGCGCCACCGGCATCCCCGCGCCGTCGTACGGCACGAAGGAGCTCTCCTCGGTGAGCGGATGGGCGCTGGCGATCACGGTCCCGCGGAAGTCGGTGCGCGTCCGACCGACCCGGTGCGGCAGGAGGGTGCGCAGACCCGCAGCATCGAGACGCTCGAGCGCATCCGGTGTGACCTCCTCCAGCACCAGCGTGTCGACGTGGTGGGCCCGGACCGCGGCCATGATGGGGGCCGCCGACGCCTGACCGAACTCCATGTTCGAGGTCATGATCACCTCGTCGCCGGGCCGGCTGTGCACTGTGTGGGGCACCAGGGTCGGGACCGCGAGCGCCACAGGGACCGCGGCGATGAGCAGCAGACCCACCAGGGCGATCAGCATGGGCCGCGTCGGGCCGACCACGGCGGTCACGCCGACGCCGGCGACGAACGCGGCTATCGCGAGGATGCCGAAGAGCGGGAAGATCGACTGCACGATCGGGGCGACCCCGTCGGCGTCGATCCAGCGGGCCGCCATGCCGCACGCTGCGACCAGCGCCACCAGGCAGAGCACGACGAGGGCGACGTACTTCAAGAACATTCCTTCATCTTGACATTATGAAGCTATGATCTTCATATGCAGGACGTGAAGCCCGCTGAGCACGCAGACCCGTGCGCCACCCTGATCGGCGACATCGTGGACTCCCGGGGCGCCCCCGACCGCCATGCGTTGCACACCCGCCTCGTCTCCACCTTGCGCCGCACCGACCACCTGGTGGCCGCGACCACCGCACTGCGGATCACGGTAGGTGATGAATTCCAGGCCAGCTACGAAACCCTCGGCAATGCGCTGGAGGCGGCCTTCCGGATCAGGCTGGGCCTGATGCCCGAGACGCTGGTGCGATTCGGGCTGAGCTGGGGAGGCGCCACCGTGCTGGACGCCCGCGCCGGCACCCAGGACGGACCGGCGTGGTGGGCCGCCCGCAAGGCGATCGAAGCCGCGCAGGCGGCCGAACGACGACCGGCGACGCACGCCGTACGCACCGTCTACACCCCCGCGCAGGACGACGGCCCCAGCGCGGGAGCGGTCAACGCCGCCCTGGTGTGTCAGGACCAACTGCTTTCATCGCTGGATGAACGAGCCATGCGCATCCTGCAACGCCTCGTGGCAGGCGAGTCCCGCACGGAGATCGCACGCGCCGAGGACGTCTCCCCGTCGGCGATCTCCCAGCGCATCCGCGCCGCGGGCCTGGAAGTCATTGTGAACGCCGCCCGCGACCTCGCCTCCGTCCGATGAGCATCCTCGGCGCACTACTGCTCGCCGTCGGCGTCGGCGACCTGGTGCGGGTCCGGTCCGTCGTGGCGTCGTACGCCGTGGGGCCGCTCGTTCTCCTTGTGGCCGCCCTGTTGGCCGACCTGCACGACGCCGCCGACATCGTGCTGCTGGTCTTCGCTGCCGCGGTCGCCGCCGCGTGGCGCTGGCTGGCCGGTCGCGCCGCGCGCAGCAGACACGGCGAGACGCTGGCGCTGTGCCTGCTCGGAGCGGGCGTCCTGGTCGTGATGATCGCCGCGGGCAGCGCGAGTCACGCCGACGGCGCGCTCGGCCACTGGATGCGGCACAGCGCGTTCGCCACGCTGCACGACCTGTCGCCCGACCGCTTCCTGCTGGTGCTCGGCCTCGGAGCGGTGCAGCTGGCCACCGGCAACGAGCTGGTGCGCCTGGTGCTGACCGCGATCGGCGCGGTGAAGCCGGAGGGCCAGCCGCAGCCCTCCGACGAGCTGCGCGGCGGTCGGCTGCTCGGTCCGATGGAGCGCCTGTTCATCCTCGGGCTCGGCATGGCCGGGCAGATCACCGCGGCCGGGCTCGTGATCGCCGCGAAGGGCCTCATCCGCTTCCCCGAGCTGCAGGCCCGTCGATCGGCGCGCCAGGAGATCTCCGGCCTCGGCATCGATGCCGTCACCGAGTACTTCCTGGTCGGCAGCTTCGTCAGCTGGCTGGTCGCGCTCGGCGCCCTCGGCATCGTCGGCCTGCGCTGAGGACGGGCGTGACATCGGTCACCCGGTTCCTAGGCCCCGCTCAGCACACCGCGGTTCGGAATGTGCCACGGGGATCCGGTGGATGTCCGTCTCACCCGCACCAGGGCATGACCACAGGGTCACCGCGTCGACACGTGACCGCGGGCGGACTGCGCAGGCGCCCAGTGCCGGTCCGTTGCAAGCAGATTGCACTTATCCGGCACGAGCTCGGCCGCCGCTGCCACCACCTGCTGGACCTCGGCGCACACTGCCGCCCGGTCCATGCGTTTCGGACATAGCCTTCCTAACTATCACATCTCAACCCCCAGATGCGCTTCCGCTTGCTCACAGGACCGCCACAGACACGACCGGACGGTCGACCAGGCGGGTTTGGCAGGGGCGGCATCGGCACGTACGGTGGTCCACATCGGGTCGTCAGCACTAGATGTGCTAACGGCCCACTTTCGGGGCGTGCCACACCACGGCACGATTCAGCCCTCGTGGCACCGCGCCTAACCTCGCCCGGTGTCACCATCTGCCGGGAACGTCCCGGGAACGGCGAGGACGGGGGACCCAACCGGGTCTCCATGCATGGAGACCCACTGGGGTTAAGCAGAGAACTTCTGCAGGGCACCTGACCGCCCGACCCGACAGCTAACTCCGTAGGCGCGCGTCAGGAAAGGGACATTGGTTCATACATGAAGAACATCTCCACCAAGACTCGCATGATCACGGTCGGTGCCGTCGGCACCGCGATGCTCGGCACCGGCCTCGCGGCCGCCGGCAGCGCACACGCTGCCTCCGGCTCCGTGTGGGACCGCGTCGCTGCTTGTGAGAGCGGCGGCAACTGGGCCATCAACACCGGCAACGGCTTCTACGGTGGCCTGCAGTTCACCCAGCAGACCTGGGCCGGCTACGGCGGCACGGCGTATGCCGCTCGCGCGGACCTCGCCAGCCGTTCGGCACAGATCGCGGTCGCCCAGAAGGTGCTCGCCTCCCAGGGCGCCGGCGCATGGCCGGTCTGCTCCAAGAAGGCCGGCCTGACCTCCGGCAACGGCGCGAGCAGCGGTGGTGGCGTCGCCACCCCGACCCCCCGCACCGTCGTCAAGCACCCCGGCCGCAGCGCCTCGCGCCCCGTGGTCAAGCAGCGTCACGCGGTCGCACCCCAGGTGCGTACCTACCGTCACGTTGCCGCTGCTCCCCAGGTGCGCACGCACCTGCACCGCGCCGCTGCGCCGCAGCTGCGTACGCAGCCCACCGGCCGTGTCATCACGGTGCACGCCGGCGACACGCTCAGCAAGCTCGCTGAGCGGTACCACGTCAAGGGTGGCTGGCAGGCCCTGTTCGCCATGAACAAGGGCACTGTGAACAACGCCAACCTGATCTTCGTCGGACAGCACCTGTCCATCTGAGATCGCTCATGAAGTAGGCCCGGACCGCTCGTCGGTCCGGGCCTCCTTCTTCTCCCCACGAAGTTCTCGGCTACGTAGCGGAGAACTTCGTGGGGTGACGTTCGGGGTCCCCGCGAAGTATCGGAGCGAAGCGGAGAACTTCGTGGGGTTACTTCGGGGTCCCCGCGAAGTATCGGAGCGAAGCTTCGGACCCCGACGAGGTATTCGAAGGAGCGAAGCGGGGGAGAAACCTCGTCGGGTGAAGCGAAGCGGAGAACTTCGTGGGGTGACTCAGGCGTCGATGACGACCGGGATGATCATGGGACGCCGGCGCAGCTTGCCGCCCATGAACGAGCCCACGGTGCGGCGGATGACCTGCTGCAACTGGTAGGAGTCGGTGACGCCCTTGCGGCGGGCCTCCTCCAGGGCGGCCTCGAGCTTCGGCAGCACTTCGTCGAGGACCGCCTCTCCCTCGGCGAAGCCGCGGGCCTGGATCTGCGGTCCGGCCGCGATCTGCCCGGTGTCGGCGTCGCGTACGACGATGACGGTCACGAAACCCTCGTCGCGCAGGATCCGGCGGTCCTTCAGCAGGGTCTCATCGGTGGTGCCCACCAGCGAGCCGTCGACGTAGATGTAGCCGCACGGCACCGCGCCGGTGATGGAGGCCTTGCCCTTCACGAGGTCGACGACGACGCCGTCCTCGGCGAGCACGACGTTGCTGCGCGGCACGCCGGTCTTCACGGCGAGGTCGCCGTTGGCGATCAGGTGGCGCCATTCGCCGTGCACCGGCATCACGTTGCGCGGCTTGACGATGTTGTAGCAGTAGAGCAACTCCCCCGCGCTGGCGTGCCCGGAGACATGCACCATGGCGTTGCCCTTGTGCACGACATTCGCGCCGAGGCGCATCAGGCCGTTGATCACCCGGTAGACGGCGTTCTCGTTGCCCGGGATCAGGGAACTGGCCATCAGCACGGTGTCGCCCTGGCCGACATCGATGCGGTGATCGCGGTTGGCCATGCGGGACAGCGCAGCCATCGGCTCGCCCTGCGAACCGGTGCAGACCAGCACGATCTTGTTGTCCTGCAGGTCGTCGAGCTTCTTGACGTCGACGAGCACCCCGTCGGGGATGGTGAGGTAGCCGAGGTCGGCGGCGATGCCCATGTTGCGCACCATCGAGCGACCGACGAGTGCGACCTTGCGCTTGTGCTTGTACGCCGTGTCGATCACCTGCTGCACGCGGTGCACGTGCGAGCTGAAGCACGCCACGATGATCCGGCGGGACGCCTCGGAGAAGACGCGCTCGATGGCGGGCGTGATGTCGCGTTCCGGAGTGGTGAAGCCCGGCACCTCGGCGTTGGTGGAGTCGGTCAGGAAGAGGTCGACGCCCTCCTCGCCGAGCCGCGCGAACGCCCGCAGGTCGGTGATCCGCCCGTCCAGCGGCAGCTGGTCCATCTTGAAGTCGCCGGTGTGCAGCAGGGTGCCGGCGGGCGTGCGGATGAAGACCGCGAGCGCGTCGGGGATGGAGTGGTTGACCGCGATGAACTCGCAGTCGAACGGGCCGAGCTTCTCCCGGTCGCCCTCCTTGACGCCGAGGGTGTAGGGCGTGATCCGGTGCTCCTTGAGCTTGGCCTCGATCAGGGCCAGCGTCAGCGTCGAACCGACGAGGGGGATGTCGGGCTTGAGCTTCAGCAGATAGGGCACCGCGCCGATGTGGTCCTCGTGCCCATGGGTGAGGACGATCGCGTCGATGTCGTCGAGGCGCTCCCGGATGTACTGGAAGTCCGGCAGGATCAGGTCCACGCCGGGGTGGTCCTCGGGGAAGAGGACGCCGCAGTCGACGATGAGCAGCCGACCGGCGTACTCGATGACGGTCATGTTGCGACCGACCTCGCCCAGGCCGCCCAGGGCGACGACGCGTACGCCGTCCTTGGGCAGGCGCGGTGGCGCGCTCAGTTCGGGGTGGGGATGGCTCACAGAACTCCTGATCGGCGAAGGCCCTCGCGCAGAATGTCGAGGTGCTCGGGTGCCGCCGGCAACAGGGGCAGGCGGCAGAAATCGGACTCGATCACGCCGAGCATCCTCATGGCGGCCTTGGCCATGATCGCGCCCTGCGTGGTGTTCATGACCGCCTCGATGGCGGGTATCAGCGTGGTGTGGATCTCGCGGGCGCGCGGCAGGTCGCCGCGGTCGACAGCGGCGACCATCTCGGCGTACTGACTCCCGGCGACATGGCCGACGACGCTGACGACCCCCACGGCGCCGAGGGCGAGCCAGGGAAGGTTGAGCACGTCGTCACCGGAGTACCACAGAAGGTCGGTCTCGTGCATGAGCCGACTGGCCGCGAACAGGTCGCCCTTGGCGTCCTTGACGGCAACCAGCTCCGGGATCTGGGCCAGGCTGCGGATCGTGTCGCTCGCGAGGGCCGTGCCGGTGCGGCCGGGGATGTCGTAGGCCATCGCGGGGAGCCCGGTGGCCCCGACGACCGCGCGGAAGTGCTCGACGATGCCGGCCTGGGTCGGTTTGTTGTAGTACGGCGTGACGATCAGGACCGCGTCGGCCCCGACCGCGGCGAGCGCCTCGGCGGCACGGCACGAGTGGGCGGTGTCGTTGGTGCCGACACCCGCGGTGACCGCCACCCGGTCGCCGACGGCCTCGACGACGGCGCGTACGACGGCGACGTTCTCCTCGTCGGTGGTGGTCGCGGACTCCCCGGTCGTGCCGTTGACCACCAGGCCGTCGTTGCCGTGGTCGGCCAGGTACGCCGCGAGGCGTTGGGTGCCGTCCAGGTCGAGTGCGCCGTCCTCGCGCATGGGGGTCACCATCGCGGTGACGGTGCGGCCGAACGGAGTGGACGTCATAGGGCGAAGGCTATCGGGCGCAGCCGCTGCCCCGATCCTGCGGTGGGCCCGGCCCGAGAGCTGCCCAGGAGCTACCCGGGAGATGAAAGATCGCGTCGCTACCCGCTCGGGGGTCCGGGTAGCGACGCGATCACCCGGTACATCGGCCCACTCCCGGAGTCGTTACAGGACATCGATGTGACCTGCGTCACACTAACGCGGGCACGCCGATGTCCATGGCGAGCGATCCGCCACTGTCGCCCCCGGCACTACCATCGGGGCCGTGGATCAGTACCTGACGCTGCTGCGGCGCACCCTGCACGACGGCGCCCGCAAGGACGACCGCACCGGCACCGGCACCTTGTCGGTCTTCGGCCACCAGATGCGGTTCGACCTGAGCGCCGGTTTCCCCGTCACGACCACCAAGAAGCTGCACCTGCGCTCGATCTTCGGTGAGCTGCTGTGGTTCCTGCGCGGCGACACCAACGTCGAGTGGCTCCACGAGCGCAAGATCT
Coding sequences within:
- a CDS encoding RNase J family beta-CASP ribonuclease — translated: MSHPHPELSAPPRLPKDGVRVVALGGLGEVGRNMTVIEYAGRLLIVDCGVLFPEDHPGVDLILPDFQYIRERLDDIDAIVLTHGHEDHIGAVPYLLKLKPDIPLVGSTLTLALIEAKLKEHRITPYTLGVKEGDREKLGPFDCEFIAVNHSIPDALAVFIRTPAGTLLHTGDFKMDQLPLDGRITDLRAFARLGEEGVDLFLTDSTNAEVPGFTTPERDITPAIERVFSEASRRIIVACFSSHVHRVQQVIDTAYKHKRKVALVGRSMVRNMGIAADLGYLTIPDGVLVDVKKLDDLQDNKIVLVCTGSQGEPMAALSRMANRDHRIDVGQGDTVLMASSLIPGNENAVYRVINGLMRLGANVVHKGNAMVHVSGHASAGELLYCYNIVKPRNVMPVHGEWRHLIANGDLAVKTGVPRSNVVLAEDGVVVDLVKGKASITGAVPCGYIYVDGSLVGTTDETLLKDRRILRDEGFVTVIVVRDADTGQIAAGPQIQARGFAEGEAVLDEVLPKLEAALEEARRKGVTDSYQLQQVIRRTVGSFMGGKLRRRPMIIPVVIDA
- a CDS encoding SatD family protein, with translation MQDVKPAEHADPCATLIGDIVDSRGAPDRHALHTRLVSTLRRTDHLVAATTALRITVGDEFQASYETLGNALEAAFRIRLGLMPETLVRFGLSWGGATVLDARAGTQDGPAWWAARKAIEAAQAAERRPATHAVRTVYTPAQDDGPSAGAVNAALVCQDQLLSSLDERAMRILQRLVAGESRTEIARAEDVSPSAISQRIRAAGLEVIVNAARDLASVR
- a CDS encoding transglycosylase family protein, whose protein sequence is MKNISTKTRMITVGAVGTAMLGTGLAAAGSAHAASGSVWDRVAACESGGNWAINTGNGFYGGLQFTQQTWAGYGGTAYAARADLASRSAQIAVAQKVLASQGAGAWPVCSKKAGLTSGNGASSGGGVATPTPRTVVKHPGRSASRPVVKQRHAVAPQVRTYRHVAAAPQVRTHLHRAAAPQLRTQPTGRVITVHAGDTLSKLAERYHVKGGWQALFAMNKGTVNNANLIFVGQHLSI
- a CDS encoding aminotransferase class V-fold PLP-dependent enzyme, whose translation is MTVQATHTQHDTETPSGTEYGTAVPREPREPRAALRVVRDLPPHRVPQVQAHLPLTVAHELGVPTVHRTVVDAANFDHGATTPALVSVRDAVDAALPTYGSVHRGAGLPSRVTTGWFEQARVTVGEFVGARPDDEVVFTRNTTDALALLAHCVPRGTQVFAWESAHHAALLPWGRRNCTRLAVPNSASDAVQLLRSALAASDARGKLVVITGACNVTGEVWPVRELIAAAKEYGARTVIDAAQLAPHREIDLADLGADWVAFSGHKLYAPYGAGVLVGRRDWLDLASPYLPGGGATARVRHQRITWHSGAARHEGGTPNAVGAIALAAACATLRRHHEEIERHEAALADQLRTGLRSIPGVRLVSVLGEDRPNVGVVTFTVDGYDPALVSLVLSDEYGISVRDGRFCAHLLCDSILGDGSTAVRASIGLATRAHHVGRLVDGVRRLVEAGPTLDYTYDESTGWTAADDPRDLSVPCPW
- a CDS encoding endonuclease/exonuclease/phosphatase family protein yields the protein MFLKYVALVVLCLVALVAACGMAARWIDADGVAPIVQSIFPLFGILAIAAFVAGVGVTAVVGPTRPMLIALVGLLLIAAVPVALAVPTLVPHTVHSRPGDEVIMTSNMEFGQASAAPIMAAVRAHHVDTLVLEEVTPDALERLDAAGLRTLLPHRVGRTRTDFRGTVIASAHPLTEESSFVPYDGAGMPVARVQTPEGTYLLRGVHTYAPLPNLTTRWRAGLDEVRRWRARQPMDMPLVIAGDFNASTAMPAFRRAIAGMTDAQRATGSGWVRTWPNGRSFPPFIALDHILVRDFDVVASGRVTVADTDHRAVWARVRLR
- the dapA gene encoding 4-hydroxy-tetrahydrodipicolinate synthase, coding for MTSTPFGRTVTAMVTPMREDGALDLDGTQRLAAYLADHGNDGLVVNGTTGESATTTDEENVAVVRAVVEAVGDRVAVTAGVGTNDTAHSCRAAEALAAVGADAVLIVTPYYNKPTQAGIVEHFRAVVGATGLPAMAYDIPGRTGTALASDTIRSLAQIPELVAVKDAKGDLFAASRLMHETDLLWYSGDDVLNLPWLALGAVGVVSVVGHVAGSQYAEMVAAVDRGDLPRAREIHTTLIPAIEAVMNTTQGAIMAKAAMRMLGVIESDFCRLPLLPAAPEHLDILREGLRRSGVL